The DNA region AGTTCTTCCCGTTCTGGGTTTGTTTTTAGATCTAACGGCATCGCTCCTAAAAAGCCAGAAATTACACAAACTGGCGCAGGGATATGACGATCGGCGACGCAAACATACGGAGAACTTTTTTGTGAACAAAAAACTCAACCGCTTTGAAAATGAACTCGCTGAAAAGAACACCCCGCCCGTTGCTCGGTCCTGGCGTTTTCTTTTGAATATGGGAATGGATAGCTTTGAAGATCTGTTCAGAAAGACTTTCCCTGGAAGTCAGCGTGCATGATTTTTAGTAAATATACCAGTAAGGATGTACAGACCCTTCTCAAATCGATTGATGCGAATCTCGATAAGAAGTTCGAGATCATTCTGATTGGTGGTGCTGCCGCTCTTCTCGCATACAAAGCGACCCGCCTTACACAAGACATCGATACTTTCAACAAAATAGGCACGTTGAAGTATGCTTATAACAGAGCTAAGCAGGATACCGGTCTAGAAATTCCATTGTCGCAAGCTGGAGTCGCAGATGCACCGTACAATTTTGAGGATCGATTGGTTGAGTACAAGAAACTTAAACTTAAAAAGCTGATTATCAAGATCCCAGAAATTCATGATTTCATTCTGATGAAAAC from bacterium includes:
- a CDS encoding DUF6036 family nucleotidyltransferase; this translates as MIFSKYTSKDVQTLLKSIDANLDKKFEIILIGGAAALLAYKATRLTQDIDTFNKIGTLKYAYNRAKQDTGLEIPLSQAGVADAPYNFEDRLVEYKKLKLKKLIIKIPEIHDFILMKTIRGYEHDLDVIEEISKRNKVSKEVLIARFESEMGHVIANKQMLLLNFAATLSRCFGEVAAKNWLDSSS